From Pandoraea norimbergensis, the proteins below share one genomic window:
- a CDS encoding SDR family NAD(P)-dependent oxidoreductase, with translation METSSQARDSTPRRGRMAGRVGLVTGGGSGIGRATALLMAREGADAVVIAGRRAHEGEAVAAECRAAGAQGLYLPTDVTREEDVANLVQTTLAQFGRLDVAFNNAGFQERRAPVEAQDTSVYECVFDANVRSVFLCLKYQVPVMAEQGGGRIVINASVSGMRNPNPGLALYSASKAAVISLMRSAAMECAPRGIRINAVAPGRVVTDMMLASGIADMLAVAAGLPLRRMGQPEEVAEAVVWLASDEASFVVGHVLAADGGFSAS, from the coding sequence ATGGAAACATCGTCGCAAGCCCGAGATTCGACGCCGCGCCGTGGCCGTATGGCCGGTCGCGTGGGGCTGGTAACCGGGGGCGGCAGCGGCATTGGCCGCGCGACGGCGCTCCTGATGGCGCGTGAAGGTGCCGACGCCGTGGTGATTGCGGGGCGACGTGCGCACGAAGGTGAAGCCGTTGCTGCAGAATGCCGTGCGGCTGGCGCACAAGGCTTGTACTTGCCAACCGACGTGACGCGCGAGGAGGACGTGGCGAATCTGGTCCAGACCACGCTTGCACAGTTCGGCCGCCTCGATGTCGCGTTCAACAATGCGGGCTTTCAAGAACGGCGGGCACCGGTCGAAGCGCAGGACACTTCGGTCTACGAGTGCGTGTTCGACGCCAATGTCCGTTCGGTTTTCCTGTGTCTGAAGTATCAGGTTCCGGTCATGGCAGAACAGGGTGGCGGTCGCATCGTCATCAACGCGTCGGTCAGCGGCATGCGCAATCCGAACCCGGGGCTGGCGCTTTACTCGGCGTCCAAGGCCGCCGTGATTTCATTGATGCGCTCGGCGGCGATGGAATGCGCCCCTCGCGGCATTCGTATCAACGCCGTCGCGCCGGGGCGTGTCGTGACCGACATGATGCTGGCGTCCGGTATCGCCGACATGTTGGCTGTCGCCGCCGGCCTGCCGCTACGACGGATGGGCCAGCCCGAGGAAGTCGCCGAGGCGGTCGTGTGGCTGGCGTCGGACGAGGCGTCGTTTGTCGTCGGGCACGTCTTGGCGGCCGACGGCGGGTTTAGCGCGTCGTGA
- a CDS encoding diaminopropionate ammonia-lyase, protein MLYVNPRASRSSYPAELQTIMSIARASQSREWLMQWDGLHAGSTPLRELPDLASSLGVQSVRVKDEALRSALGSFKALGAPIALVRLILRTFESKGFTAATLFAGAHREALAGFTAISATDGNHGRALAAAAKRVGCRCVIVLHAHVSDEREQAIAAYGAQIVRIAGNYDASVTEAAALAQRNGWHVVSDTSYDGYDEIPRDVMQGYGTIAAEVVETLGRENSQHADEVPPVTHVFLQGGVGGLAAGVASYLWEQWGANRPTFVVVEPEQADCLYQSAMAGRAAQATGTVDSVMAGLACGETSPLAWRFLQPCVDAFMTVTDAQAVDAMQRLAQGSANDVPFVAGESGVAGLAGLMAAAASPAWASAIGLNDASRVLLINTEGATAPSVYAELVGETADEVLTRQRAWLSR, encoded by the coding sequence ATGCTTTACGTGAATCCTCGGGCGTCGCGCTCGTCGTATCCCGCCGAACTTCAGACCATCATGAGCATCGCCCGTGCGAGCCAAAGCCGCGAATGGCTCATGCAATGGGACGGTCTGCACGCGGGCAGCACACCGTTGCGCGAATTGCCCGATCTTGCGTCGTCGCTGGGCGTGCAAAGCGTGCGGGTGAAGGATGAAGCGTTGCGCTCGGCGCTTGGGAGCTTTAAAGCGCTGGGTGCGCCGATTGCCCTCGTGCGATTGATTCTGCGGACCTTCGAGAGCAAGGGCTTCACGGCGGCGACCTTGTTTGCCGGTGCGCATCGCGAGGCGCTTGCGGGCTTCACGGCGATCAGCGCGACCGATGGGAATCACGGCCGGGCCTTGGCGGCTGCGGCCAAGCGTGTCGGTTGCCGTTGCGTGATCGTGCTGCATGCGCACGTGAGCGATGAGCGCGAGCAAGCAATTGCTGCCTATGGTGCGCAGATCGTGCGCATCGCGGGCAACTACGATGCGTCGGTGACCGAGGCGGCGGCGCTCGCACAGCGCAATGGCTGGCACGTGGTTTCGGACACGTCTTACGACGGCTACGACGAGATCCCACGTGATGTGATGCAAGGCTATGGCACCATCGCTGCTGAGGTTGTCGAGACGCTGGGGCGTGAAAATTCGCAGCATGCGGATGAAGTGCCGCCAGTCACGCATGTCTTTCTTCAAGGCGGTGTGGGTGGTCTGGCAGCAGGGGTTGCCAGCTACTTATGGGAGCAGTGGGGCGCAAATCGTCCGACGTTTGTGGTGGTTGAACCGGAGCAGGCCGATTGTCTGTATCAAAGCGCGATGGCGGGGCGAGCGGCGCAGGCGACGGGCACCGTCGATTCGGTGATGGCGGGGTTAGCCTGTGGTGAGACGTCGCCGCTGGCGTGGCGTTTTCTGCAACCGTGCGTCGATGCGTTCATGACGGTGACCGATGCGCAGGCCGTTGATGCGATGCAGCGTCTTGCGCAGGGCAGCGCAAACGATGTGCCGTTTGTTGCCGGTGAGTCGGGCGTGGCAGGGCTGGCCGGGTTGATGGCGGCGGCAGCGTCACCGGCGTGGGCGTCGGCGATCGGGCTGAATGATGCTTCGCGAGTGTTGCTGATCAACACTGAGGGTGCTACGGCACCGTCGGTCTATGCAGAACTGGTGGGCGAGACGGCGGACGAGGTGTTGACGCGTCAGCGCGCGTGGTTGTCGCGCTAA
- a CDS encoding Lrp/AsnC family transcriptional regulator, whose amino-acid sequence MPLDSYDIALLAAIQQDATTPQHALGAQVNLSSAAVNRRLKKLADEGVTRKTVSLIDPARVGYPLTIITEIEVENERLDLLDAMRRSFLACPQVQQCYYVAGECDFVVIMVVQDMAQYTELTRALFFETNNVKRFKTLVSMSNVKVGLEVPMDGLSG is encoded by the coding sequence ATGCCCCTCGACAGCTACGACATCGCCCTGCTCGCCGCGATTCAGCAAGACGCGACGACGCCGCAGCATGCCCTCGGCGCACAAGTGAATCTGTCGTCCGCCGCCGTCAATCGCCGATTGAAGAAGCTCGCCGACGAGGGCGTGACGCGAAAGACCGTGTCGTTGATCGACCCGGCGCGCGTGGGCTATCCGCTCACGATCATCACCGAGATCGAAGTCGAGAACGAGCGGCTCGACCTGCTCGATGCCATGCGGCGCAGCTTTCTCGCGTGCCCGCAGGTGCAGCAGTGCTACTACGTGGCCGGCGAGTGCGACTTCGTGGTCATCATGGTCGTGCAGGACATGGCGCAGTACACCGAACTCACGCGTGCGCTCTTCTTCGAGACCAACAACGTGAAACGCTTCAAGACGCTCGTGTCCATGAGCAACGTGAAGGTCGGTCTGGAAGTGCCGATGGACGGACTGAGCGGCTGA
- a CDS encoding Zn-dependent hydrolase: MSDNERTSFTDSATSLISPLRLNGPVLLQQLRALGEIGADPVNGGRTRVALTDAEKAGRDQVVAWMRELDLDIQVDRIGNIFGTLPSEATDAEGKALRPLMMGSHIDTVVNAGALDGCYGVLGGLAVVRAFREAGIVPSRPITVVAFTNEEGARFHPDMMGSLVHAGGFSLDEALDAIGTDGARLGDELARIGYAGDMAPGTLVPHEYLELHIEQGPILEAEGLAIGVVENLQGISWQQITIDGNANHAGTTPTHLRHDAGYVAAAVVTELRRIARDSGTTLATVGTMQLSPGVINVISRKAVFTVDMRDPDEQRLAAGEARLAEFLTQIAQEEGVRVTTERFARFSPVVFDAALADVIAACTEKRGLSYRRMTSGAGHDAQMISRIAPAAMIFVPSRGGISHNPREHTDDAQLVSGAEVLLDVVAQRLGVLSLG, from the coding sequence ATGTCCGACAACGAACGCACTTCCTTCACCGATTCCGCGACCTCCCTGATTTCCCCACTCCGTCTTAACGGGCCGGTGTTGCTGCAACAACTGCGCGCACTGGGTGAGATCGGTGCCGATCCCGTCAACGGCGGCCGCACCCGTGTGGCGCTCACCGACGCCGAGAAGGCGGGCCGCGATCAGGTCGTCGCGTGGATGCGCGAGCTCGATCTCGACATTCAGGTCGACCGCATCGGCAACATCTTCGGCACGTTGCCGTCCGAAGCGACAGATGCCGAGGGCAAGGCGCTGCGCCCGCTCATGATGGGCTCGCATATCGACACGGTCGTCAATGCCGGTGCGCTCGACGGCTGCTACGGTGTGCTCGGCGGACTGGCCGTCGTCCGGGCGTTCCGCGAGGCGGGCATTGTGCCGTCGCGTCCCATCACGGTGGTGGCGTTCACCAATGAGGAAGGCGCGCGTTTCCACCCCGACATGATGGGTTCGCTCGTTCACGCGGGCGGGTTCTCGCTCGACGAAGCGCTGGACGCGATTGGCACCGATGGCGCGAGGCTGGGCGACGAGTTGGCGCGCATCGGCTACGCCGGTGACATGGCACCGGGCACGCTGGTGCCGCATGAATATCTCGAACTTCACATCGAGCAGGGCCCGATTCTGGAAGCGGAAGGTCTGGCCATCGGCGTGGTGGAAAACCTGCAAGGCATCTCGTGGCAGCAGATCACCATTGACGGTAATGCCAATCACGCGGGTACGACGCCCACGCATCTGCGGCACGACGCCGGGTACGTGGCAGCAGCCGTGGTGACGGAATTGCGCCGCATCGCACGCGACTCGGGCACGACGCTTGCCACGGTCGGCACGATGCAATTGTCGCCGGGCGTGATCAATGTGATCTCGCGCAAGGCCGTGTTCACGGTGGATATGCGAGACCCTGACGAGCAGCGTCTGGCCGCAGGCGAGGCGCGGCTGGCCGAGTTCCTGACGCAGATCGCTCAGGAGGAAGGTGTGCGTGTCACGACGGAGCGTTTCGCGCGCTTCTCGCCTGTCGTGTTCGACGCGGCACTCGCGGATGTCATCGCCGCCTGCACCGAGAAGCGGGGCCTGTCGTACAGGCGGATGACCTCGGGCGCGGGTCACGACGCGCAGATGATTTCGCGCATCGCCCCCGCCGCGATGATCTTCGTGCCCAGCCGCGGCGGCATCAGCCACAACCCGCGCGAGCATACCGACGACGCACAACTGGTCAGCGGGGCCGAGGTGCTGCTCGACGTGGTCGCGCAACGGCTGGGTGTCTTGTCGCTCGGTTGA
- a CDS encoding response regulator transcription factor has protein sequence MPTRILLVEDDARLSALVAGYLQKHGYQVDTVLDGGRAVQAIIKRRPDLVILDVNLPGKDGFQVCREAREHYDGIVIMVTARDEEFDEVLGLELGADDYVHKPVQPRVLLARIKAQLRRNVQRPSSAVQPESITFGKFRIDRGNRTVTLPNGTTPDLTSAEFDLLWALARSAGQVVTRDDLVRQLRGVEFDGVDRSVDGGIYKLRRKLGDDTTPPQRILTVRGKGYQLNKSDWD, from the coding sequence ATGCCCACCAGGATCCTTCTCGTCGAAGACGACGCGCGCCTCTCAGCCCTGGTCGCCGGGTATCTGCAAAAGCATGGTTATCAGGTCGATACCGTGCTCGACGGGGGCCGCGCGGTGCAGGCGATCATCAAACGCCGCCCCGATCTGGTCATCCTCGACGTGAACCTGCCCGGTAAAGACGGGTTTCAGGTGTGCCGCGAAGCGCGCGAGCATTACGACGGTATCGTCATCATGGTGACCGCGCGCGACGAGGAGTTCGACGAAGTGCTCGGGCTGGAACTGGGTGCCGACGATTACGTGCACAAGCCAGTGCAGCCACGCGTGCTGCTCGCACGCATCAAGGCGCAACTGCGCCGTAACGTGCAACGGCCGTCATCGGCAGTGCAGCCGGAATCGATCACCTTCGGCAAGTTCAGGATCGACCGTGGCAACCGCACGGTGACGCTGCCCAACGGCACCACCCCCGACCTGACTTCGGCAGAGTTCGATCTGCTGTGGGCGTTGGCGCGCTCTGCCGGGCAGGTCGTCACGCGGGACGATCTGGTGCGGCAACTGCGCGGCGTCGAATTCGACGGGGTCGACCGCTCGGTCGACGGTGGCATTTACAAGCTGCGCCGCAAGCTGGGCGACGACACCACGCCGCCCCAGCGCATTCTGACCGTGCGCGGCAAGGGCTATCAGCTCAACAAGTCGGATTGGGATTGA
- a CDS encoding MarR family winged helix-turn-helix transcriptional regulator, with translation MPDVDTLLIDAIRAASRKMVRELGFMRTTLAGTDYSPSAVHAIMEIGTRHSMTAAELAEFLNLEKSSISRMVRKLIEAGELKETVSRGDARAKLLTLTPRGKRTLASINDYGRQQVTSALTQLSDDQQQAVAAGLTAYARALEAHRVGAPDNA, from the coding sequence ATGCCGGATGTCGACACCTTGCTGATCGATGCTATTCGAGCGGCGTCACGAAAGATGGTGCGTGAATTGGGATTCATGCGTACGACATTGGCCGGTACGGACTATTCGCCGTCAGCCGTCCACGCGATCATGGAAATCGGCACGCGCCATTCCATGACGGCGGCGGAACTCGCTGAATTCCTCAATCTCGAAAAATCCAGCATCAGCCGGATGGTTCGCAAATTGATCGAGGCTGGGGAATTGAAGGAAACCGTCAGTCGCGGCGATGCGCGCGCCAAGCTGCTGACGTTGACGCCGCGTGGCAAGCGGACATTGGCGTCAATCAACGACTATGGCCGGCAGCAAGTCACCAGCGCGTTGACACAATTGAGCGACGACCAGCAACAAGCCGTGGCCGCGGGTTTGACGGCGTATGCCCGCGCGCTGGAGGCGCATCGGGTTGGCGCGCCGGATAACGCGTGA
- a CDS encoding GlxA family transcriptional regulator produces MKLAILALDGVFDTGLTVLMDTFSTANELAAMQGFPTPPFDVHVVGVRRSIRTALGFSLSVASANALHHADWVVVPALNTKQPDPLAEALVRADVRDAIGHIRRWHDVGSSGIAAACIGTFLLAETGLLNQRTATTTWSLAPFFRQRYPAVDLDDSRMLVASDRIVTAGAMMGHLDLALWLVRQASPELAALVARLMLIDTRSSQARYVIPDFLANADPLIAKFERWAREHLSAGFSLQDAARALAVGPRTLQRRTEAVLGKSPLAFFQDLRIERAQHLVSTGCDLETIATEVGYADSATLRTLLRRKLGRGVRELRAEMR; encoded by the coding sequence ATGAAGCTCGCCATTCTTGCCCTTGACGGCGTATTCGACACGGGGCTGACGGTATTGATGGATACGTTCTCCACCGCGAACGAACTCGCGGCCATGCAGGGTTTTCCGACGCCACCGTTCGACGTCCATGTCGTGGGCGTGCGCAGAAGCATTCGCACGGCACTGGGGTTCTCGTTGTCAGTGGCGTCGGCGAACGCCCTGCATCACGCGGACTGGGTCGTCGTGCCGGCGCTCAACACCAAGCAACCCGACCCGCTGGCCGAAGCGTTGGTGCGCGCCGATGTGCGTGATGCTATCGGACATATCCGGCGCTGGCACGATGTGGGGAGTAGCGGCATCGCCGCCGCGTGTATCGGCACGTTCCTGCTCGCGGAGACCGGTCTGCTGAATCAACGCACGGCGACGACAACGTGGTCGTTGGCACCGTTTTTCCGGCAGCGCTATCCGGCGGTCGATCTCGACGATTCGAGAATGCTGGTGGCGTCCGACCGGATCGTGACGGCGGGCGCGATGATGGGGCACCTCGATCTGGCACTCTGGCTGGTGCGACAGGCGAGCCCCGAGTTGGCGGCGCTGGTGGCGCGTCTGATGCTGATTGACACGCGCTCGTCGCAGGCCAGATACGTGATTCCCGATTTTTTGGCCAATGCCGACCCGCTAATTGCGAAGTTCGAGCGCTGGGCGCGCGAGCATCTCTCAGCGGGTTTTTCGCTTCAGGACGCGGCCCGTGCGCTGGCCGTCGGACCGCGGACGTTGCAGCGCCGTACCGAGGCGGTACTCGGTAAGTCGCCGCTGGCGTTCTTTCAGGATTTGCGTATCGAACGCGCTCAGCATCTCGTCTCCACCGGCTGCGATCTCGAGACGATCGCGACTGAAGTGGGCTATGCCGACTCGGCGACGTTGCGCACGTTGCTGCGTCGCAAGCTGGGACGTGGTGTGCGCGAACTTCGCGCGGAAATGCGTTGA
- a CDS encoding serine hydrolase domain-containing protein — protein sequence MSAHYLPKLNLPIRTATPSRRSITAVIGASVLCAAFATPLALAKTDAPMTAAQSDPRTLGWMTGSPPPDDKAIRFTDGDYFTFPKSRWTVCHFRELMPTVGVSRGPGSAVPLVRKIDAGIDAVTFTPIGSDAKMSWRQAFDANYTDGVIVLHRGRVVYERYAGCLDANGQHGAMSVTKSLTGLLGEMLVAEGVIDENARVDTIVPELRQSAFGDATVRQVMDMTTGLQFSEDYSDPNAEVWRHADAGSPLPKPRGYTGPRTYWEYLETVRKQGEHGTAFAYKTVNTDALGWIIARKTGKSVAQLLSERIWQRIGAEQDAYYTVDSLGTPFAGGGFNAGLRDMARIGELMLEGGTINGQRLVPKRAIDHIRAGGDKTKFAKAGYDLLKGWSYSGMWWVSHNAHGAFMARGVHGQAIYVDPAAQMVIARFSSHPSASNSANDPTSLPAYQAVADYLMTHP from the coding sequence GTGTCCGCTCACTACTTGCCAAAGCTCAACTTGCCGATCAGAACAGCAACGCCATCCCGTCGTTCCATTACGGCCGTTATCGGCGCGTCGGTGCTTTGCGCCGCGTTCGCGACGCCGCTCGCGCTGGCCAAGACCGACGCCCCCATGACCGCAGCCCAGTCCGACCCGCGCACGCTCGGCTGGATGACCGGGTCTCCGCCGCCTGACGACAAAGCCATCCGTTTTACCGATGGCGATTACTTCACGTTCCCCAAGTCGCGCTGGACCGTCTGCCACTTCCGCGAACTCATGCCGACCGTCGGCGTGTCACGCGGCCCCGGCAGCGCAGTGCCTCTGGTTCGAAAGATCGACGCGGGCATCGATGCGGTCACTTTCACACCGATTGGCAGCGACGCGAAAATGAGTTGGCGGCAGGCATTCGATGCCAACTATACGGACGGCGTCATCGTGCTGCACAGGGGCCGCGTGGTGTATGAGCGCTATGCCGGCTGCCTCGATGCCAACGGCCAACACGGCGCGATGTCGGTGACGAAATCGCTGACCGGACTGCTCGGCGAAATGCTCGTCGCAGAAGGCGTGATCGACGAGAACGCGCGCGTGGACACCATCGTCCCCGAACTGCGGCAAAGCGCCTTTGGCGACGCCACCGTTCGACAGGTCATGGACATGACGACCGGACTGCAATTCAGCGAGGACTATAGCGACCCCAACGCCGAAGTCTGGCGTCATGCCGATGCAGGGAGTCCGCTGCCAAAACCGCGCGGTTACACCGGGCCAAGAACGTATTGGGAATACCTCGAAACCGTGCGCAAACAAGGCGAACACGGCACAGCCTTCGCTTACAAGACGGTCAACACCGACGCGCTTGGCTGGATCATTGCGCGCAAGACCGGCAAGTCGGTTGCGCAGTTGCTTTCAGAACGTATATGGCAGCGCATAGGCGCAGAACAGGACGCTTATTACACCGTCGACTCGCTCGGCACGCCCTTCGCGGGCGGTGGCTTCAACGCCGGGTTGCGCGACATGGCACGCATCGGTGAACTGATGCTGGAAGGCGGCACGATCAACGGTCAGCGGCTCGTGCCAAAACGCGCCATCGATCACATTCGTGCGGGCGGCGACAAGACCAAATTTGCGAAGGCCGGTTACGACCTGCTCAAAGGCTGGAGCTACAGCGGCATGTGGTGGGTGTCGCACAACGCCCACGGCGCATTCATGGCGCGCGGCGTCCACGGTCAGGCGATCTACGTCGATCCCGCCGCACAAATGGTGATCGCACGCTTCAGCTCGCACCCGAGCGCCAGCAACTCGGCGAACGATCCCACGTCACTGCCCGCCTATCAGGCCGTGGCCGACTATCTGATGACTCACCCGTAA
- a CDS encoding PLP-dependent cysteine synthase family protein, whose amino-acid sequence MNASPTSILDTIGNTPLLPLRHVVPANGARILLKLETQNPTGSMKDRMALAMIEAPESDGRLPPGGAVVEYTGGSTGVSLALICAVKKHPLHIVTSDAFSKEKLDHMRLLGARLTLIPSDNGKQTARLTKDMIREAHRIADETGAYLTAQMENTDQLHAYTLMADEIWTQTGGRIDGFVQSVGTAASLRGIAQALRQRDANIRMVAVEPAESAVLSGGPSGAHKIDGIGAGYVVPLWRDDIANDIERVTTDEAKAMAFRLAAEEGLFCGTSTGANVTAALRLAERLGPGATVVTIMCDTGMKYLKTFAEHLTP is encoded by the coding sequence ATGAATGCTTCCCCGACATCCATCCTCGACACCATCGGCAACACCCCGTTGTTGCCGCTTCGGCATGTTGTGCCCGCCAACGGCGCACGCATCCTGCTGAAACTCGAAACGCAGAACCCGACCGGCAGCATGAAAGACCGCATGGCGCTGGCGATGATCGAAGCCCCCGAGTCCGATGGACGCCTGCCGCCCGGCGGTGCCGTCGTGGAGTACACCGGCGGCAGCACGGGCGTCTCGCTCGCGCTCATCTGTGCGGTGAAGAAACACCCGCTGCATATCGTGACGTCCGACGCGTTTTCCAAGGAAAAACTCGACCACATGCGGTTGCTCGGTGCCAGGCTCACGCTGATTCCGAGCGACAACGGCAAGCAGACGGCACGGCTGACGAAGGACATGATTCGTGAAGCCCATCGCATCGCAGACGAAACGGGCGCCTATCTCACGGCGCAGATGGAGAACACCGATCAGTTGCACGCGTACACGCTGATGGCCGACGAAATCTGGACGCAGACCGGTGGCCGTATCGATGGCTTCGTGCAGAGTGTGGGCACCGCCGCGTCGTTGCGCGGTATCGCCCAAGCGCTACGTCAGCGCGACGCGAACATTCGCATGGTGGCGGTAGAACCGGCAGAGTCGGCGGTGTTGTCGGGTGGCCCGTCTGGTGCGCACAAGATCGACGGTATTGGTGCGGGCTATGTGGTGCCGCTCTGGCGCGACGATATCGCCAACGACATCGAGCGCGTCACGACCGACGAAGCGAAAGCGATGGCGTTTCGACTGGCCGCCGAGGAGGGGCTGTTTTGTGGCACGTCCACGGGTGCGAATGTGACGGCAGCACTACGCCTTGCGGAGCGGCTCGGCCCCGGCGCGACCGTCGTCACCATCATGTGCGATACGGGCATGAAGTATCTGAAGACGTTTGCCGAGCACTTGACGCCATAA
- a CDS encoding ATP-binding protein codes for MRGHHFQPYRYCRLRWQRFRRSWTDTRADRRPSWSRLYVRTYTRLLWLCLLVLAVPAALLLINLPAEWLHEHLLTARFLLPLAVSTLALPAIVAYRWMRPVWVDLVMVRERAIDFSGGQFHTRARESYSVIIGPLARTLNALAERMEKLIATQRDLTNGISHELRTPLARLRFALEILRDPSSPADACQQALESIDQDVTELDELIDMSLTFARLEYSSLQSHVEATSVSNWFTAQVRDATLLYADREITLDTDWDTSQLVVMDKRLMSYAMRNLLRNASRYATSRIVVGLHLRHGNVEIYVEDDGPGIPESERKRIFDAFVRLDRRTGGYGLGLAITEQVLRAHNGRVVATDPVTLGGARFEMSWPAVTR; via the coding sequence ATGCGTGGCCATCATTTCCAGCCTTACCGCTACTGCCGGCTCCGGTGGCAGCGCTTCCGGCGCTCGTGGACCGACACCCGGGCCGACCGGCGCCCCAGTTGGTCGCGTCTCTATGTGCGCACCTACACTCGCCTGCTGTGGTTGTGCCTGCTCGTGCTAGCTGTGCCAGCAGCACTCCTGCTGATCAATCTGCCCGCTGAATGGCTTCACGAGCACTTGCTGACGGCGCGGTTCCTGCTGCCGCTCGCTGTATCCACACTGGCGCTGCCCGCCATCGTCGCGTATCGGTGGATGCGCCCTGTCTGGGTCGATCTGGTGATGGTGCGCGAACGTGCCATCGACTTCAGCGGCGGACAATTTCATACCCGGGCGCGCGAATCCTATAGCGTGATCATTGGCCCGCTCGCACGGACGCTGAACGCGCTTGCCGAGCGCATGGAGAAGTTGATAGCCACGCAACGCGATCTGACTAACGGTATCTCGCACGAACTGCGCACGCCCTTGGCCCGGTTGCGATTTGCACTGGAAATCTTGCGTGATCCGTCGTCGCCCGCGGATGCGTGTCAACAAGCGCTCGAGAGCATCGATCAGGATGTGACGGAACTCGACGAACTGATCGACATGAGCCTGACGTTCGCGCGCCTCGAATACAGCTCGCTTCAATCGCACGTCGAAGCCACCTCGGTATCGAACTGGTTCACGGCGCAGGTGCGCGACGCCACGCTGCTCTACGCCGATCGCGAGATCACGCTCGACACCGACTGGGACACCTCGCAGCTGGTGGTGATGGACAAGCGCCTGATGTCTTACGCGATGCGCAATCTGCTGCGCAATGCCAGCCGCTACGCCACCTCGCGGATTGTCGTGGGGCTGCATTTGCGCCACGGCAATGTGGAAATCTATGTGGAAGACGACGGCCCCGGCATTCCGGAAAGCGAACGCAAGCGAATCTTCGATGCCTTCGTCCGTCTGGACCGCAGAACGGGCGGCTATGGTCTTGGCCTCGCCATCACCGAACAGGTCTTGCGTGCCCACAACGGGCGCGTTGTCGCGACCGATCCGGTCACGCTGGGCGGCGCGCGCTTCGAGATGAGCTGGCCGGCAGTGACGCGGTAG
- a CDS encoding bifunctional helix-turn-helix transcriptional regulator/GNAT family N-acetyltransferase: protein MDITDLNAGSRDATILELREFSRKLVRELGFMRTTLADSDLAPSAVHAVIEIGANPGVSAKDLGGLLRLDKSNTSRQLAKLEACGLVTRVASKDDARTFALQLTPAGQALRKRIDQFATDQVSNALRRLVPADQQALIRSLALYADALAVDNVAKSTGMHAEGPSVKQGYVPGCIGDIASLHARFYAEHWGFGAFFEKRVATELAEFAGALPVEGKAIWLCVEQGRTLASLAIDGDFTTGVAHLRWFIVDDSLRGTGIGRQLMSQAMPFVDERFRETYLWTFKGLDAARHLYESFGFELASESTGAQWGTEVTEQRFTRSRSK from the coding sequence ATGGATATCACCGACCTGAACGCTGGATCGCGAGACGCCACGATTCTCGAACTGCGGGAGTTTTCGCGCAAGCTGGTGCGCGAGCTTGGTTTCATGCGCACGACGCTGGCCGACAGCGATCTGGCCCCCTCGGCGGTCCATGCGGTCATTGAGATCGGCGCAAATCCGGGCGTGAGCGCGAAGGATCTGGGCGGACTGCTGCGGCTCGACAAGTCGAACACCAGCCGCCAGCTTGCCAAGCTGGAAGCCTGCGGTCTCGTCACCCGTGTGGCGTCGAAGGACGACGCCCGGACGTTCGCGTTGCAACTGACGCCAGCCGGGCAGGCGCTGCGCAAGCGAATCGACCAGTTTGCGACCGATCAGGTCTCCAACGCGCTGCGGCGTCTGGTGCCAGCCGATCAACAGGCGTTGATTCGTTCGCTGGCGCTGTATGCCGATGCGCTGGCGGTCGACAACGTGGCGAAGTCTACGGGCATGCATGCCGAGGGGCCGTCGGTGAAGCAGGGCTACGTGCCCGGCTGCATCGGCGACATCGCGAGCCTGCACGCCCGGTTTTACGCGGAACACTGGGGCTTTGGCGCGTTCTTTGAGAAGCGGGTCGCCACGGAACTGGCGGAATTTGCCGGGGCGTTGCCTGTCGAGGGCAAGGCAATATGGCTTTGCGTCGAGCAAGGCCGCACGCTGGCGTCGCTCGCCATCGACGGCGATTTCACCACCGGCGTGGCGCATTTGCGATGGTTCATCGTCGACGATTCGCTGCGGGGTACGGGGATCGGACGGCAACTGATGTCGCAGGCCATGCCGTTCGTCGACGAGCGCTTTCGCGAGACTTATCTGTGGACGTTCAAGGGGCTGGACGCTGCGCGCCACCTCTACGAATCGTTCGGCTTCGAACTGGCCTCCGAATCGACGGGCGCGCAGTGGGGCACCGAGGTTACCGAGCAGCGTTTCACGCGCTCGCGCAGTAAGTAA